AGAACGACTACCAGGACAAGATGCGGGACTATCCGGCCATGGGCATCCCTCACTACCTGATCATCGATCCGCGAAACGGGTCCGCCCATCACCACTGGAGCGTCATCGCCAAGGAAGGCCACCCCAGTTACGACAACCACGTCGCCTACCTCTTCGGAGACAGGATCCCCGTCGGCGACTGGACCATCGACACTGCGGGGCTCCCCCGCTACGGAGAAGCGGGCGCATGACCGCAGGTGAACTGATCCGGCACCGCCGCGAAGAACTGGGCTGGTCCCAGGCACGGCTCGCGCAGGCCGCAGGCACCGGCCAGGCCCTGATCTCGCGCATCGAGCAAGGGCGGGTCAACCCCACGGTGGAGATGCTGACTCGGCTCGCCGAGGCCATGGGTGCACAGATCAACCTCACCCTTTCCCCCCGCTGACCGACGCCTGGTCGTCCGAAACCCGTCTCGTCTCGTCCTGCGGGCGCGGGAAGGGCCCTCCGGCTGCCGGGGCGGAAGTCGGGGTCCGCCCCGGGCCGGAAGGCCCTGGCTCATGGCCGGTCGCGGGCTACCAGGTGTCGTTCAGGCTGCCACTGCCGGATCCGCCGGTGGTGAAGGAGTGGTTGTTGCCCGGCTCCCAGACGATCGAGCCGTCGGGGTTCTTGATGATGTACTTGTACTCGACGTAGGTGTTCGCGGGCAGGGTGACGGTGCCGCGCCAGACCGGGTAGCCCGAGGACGAGAGCGGGATCGCCTGGCCGGTGTTCCAGCTGCCGAGCGCGGGAATCGAGCCGACCAGGTAGACGTTCTGGCCGAAGGTGGTCGTCTCGTTGACGCCGAAGCTCTCGCCGACGGTGCCGGACGCCGCGTTGGGGAGGTAGAGCGCGACCGCGTCCATGGCCGGGACGGTGACGGTGGCCGTCCCGTTCGTCGCGACCGTGACCGTCGAGCCGGAGCAGGCGCCGGTCGAGGGGGTCAGGTTGCCGTGGATGACGTCGCAGTAGGCGCCGGCAGGCAGGCCCGTCTCGACGGTGATCGTCTTGGCGGCGGACTCGTTGTTGATCGCGATCCAGCCGCGGTCGCCCCGGCTGAAGGCGATCAGGTTGGAGCCGTCGTCGTACCAGTTGGCGACCGACTGCCCGGCGGTGGCGTTGTGCCAGCCGACCATGTTGGCCACGCCCTGGTTGCGGTCGGTGCAGAACCAGCCGCTGGAGCAGTTGGTGGCGTTGACGAAGCCGTTGGCGTCGGCGGGCGGCGAGTCGTCGCTGTTGGTCCAGGTGAAGCTCGCGTAGACCTGCGGCACGTCGTAGCCCCAGGCCAGTTCGAACAGGTTGGCCAGGATGTAGTTCGCGCCGGACTTGTAGTTCAGGGTGCTGCCGTTGCGCTCGGTGTCGTGGTTGG
This genomic interval from Streptacidiphilus rugosus AM-16 contains the following:
- a CDS encoding helix-turn-helix domain-containing protein, with the protein product MTAGELIRHRREELGWSQARLAQAAGTGQALISRIEQGRVNPTVEMLTRLAEAMGAQINLTLSPR